In Pangasianodon hypophthalmus isolate fPanHyp1 chromosome 5, fPanHyp1.pri, whole genome shotgun sequence, the DNA window TGTATTGTACTGGGTGATTGTCTACTGGcagaataaatatgtaaattgataacattttgcagtgtgtagtaaatataaatgtaaaatcagtATATGTTGCCCACTTTTGGCTGAATAGTGAGACTTTCTTTAGAGCTTGTCTAATGGAAATGAATCTGAAGGCATTACAGGAATACGTGAACCCCAAAATTAAAAGTTTAGTGCTCTCTTTGCAACTCATGCAACTTTTTCCTCTTGCAGTAAGTGTTATTTAAAGAATGACTGGTTTGTAAAAAGTCTTACAAGTTGAACTATTTAAGTACCAGGTCTACTAGGATATTTTAGCTGTCATATCATTTGTAAATGATGTAGTGGCGACTGTCATTGTTTGTCTATGGAATAAAAAGTAACAACATTAACAAAGCCCATCGGGGGATCAATATAATGTGGCATTGTATATGAATATTTCACAAATCTACCATTCTCTCAAAACATATCAAACACAGTTGAGAATTACATCACAGTGCTTAGGTTCAACAGAGATTTATTTcaaacacattttgttttagGCAATGACACCACAGTTCCTTATAAAATATGGTATGATAGAATAGGATGGTCCAACAGAGTGTTGCAGAGTGTCTCTTTCCAGTGTAAAAGGTATGCAGTGCTTCTCTactctcttctccctctccccATTTTCAGCCAGGACACAAACTCCTTGGCTGCCTGGTCTTGCATGTATGAGCTCACGTCGCTGGTGTATGTGCCGTCTGCATGCCGTCTTGTGTGGGAACTAATGAAAAGCAAAAGCATTATGAAAGTTAAAGTGTAATGATGAAAAAGCTACAAACTGTTAAGAGCAAGTAGCAAAATCATAACAAAATAAACTAACATCTGGGCTTAGAAACGTAAAGAGAACAGATAACATGAGTCTCTAGACAGTGAAAGTTTTGTTGATGCAGTCTAAATTAGTCCTCATCATAAATTTTTAATGTCAACCATGTCAAATCTTTATCATTGTTAAACAGTAGTATAGTAATATTTTGTTTGAACGGTGTTCAATGGATATAATTCAACACGTACCCACTTCTCTTTGAGTTCATCAGCCATTGTATAAAATCCTGAGCTCTTCTGGTCTCCAGATATTTGCTGTAATCGTTTGAGAATGTTCCTTCTGAGTGCCTCTTCATGTTAGTTGGATTATTGAATAGCGTGTCTTCTAACATTACACTGAAAGACATAGCAATATTAACAAGCATTCAAAACAAAATTTAGGTTAGAAACAAGAAAATCTTCTTGTTATAAAATATCCTTCTCTGCACCCTGGAAgctcttttaaataaataataataattaaaaagatgCCTTATCTTCTCTTTTTGGCGAAAACAAAATCTGCCAGTCTCACCTAGAATTTTCCTCTGTGTCCTCGATGGGAATTTGCCAACTGTTTTGTACAATGATGAGAAGTAGAAGTCCAGCCAAATACTGGATGCTCTTCATTCTGCTCCCTGAAAAGTATAAATCACGTTCAATACATTCTAAGAACAGATGCTCAGAATTCTAATTCGAGTATCGAATTTGATCACACAAATATTGACCACAATAAGTTTTTAACAGCAGTTTAAAACCTTTGAAATCTGATCCTACCTGTAGATTGACTGCCAAAAGGAAGAAACAGAAGGATGATAGAGAGAGGGTGCTGGTGTATGCTGGCGTCTTATCAGGCTCCCAGGAGCGTTTCCTTGTCCCTGCCTGGCACAGTGTGTCTTATATAGAGAAACCCATCCATCGACAGGTAGCTCTggtaacacacgcacacatgcacagacacacacccacacacacacatacacacacacacatacctgttACTCTCAATCCATTAGTCAAGTCTCCATTTCAATTCACTGGACATATTTGCAGTGTGTGACAAAAGAGATGCGGCAATGTCCAGGCAAGCTAAAAAACTGTCACTAGTGAGCAAAGATCAAACATGATGCTATCCTGACAAATACAGTGATTCACTTCAGTTTCCAGGAAATTGAGTACTTTCCACTGAAGTAAGTGGTGCAGACTGACTGGAAGAATTAAAGCATCGTCTTTTGGTTTTAAGCTTTGTAAATATTGGACACTGGTTGTCTCTATGAGCCATTTTATGGATCCAGCATTAGCCCATAGTATACCTTTGGGTTATCTGTGcctgaaaaaatacatttaatagatatttaacatttttggaatatattttaaatatattccatataaaatatatatatatattttaaatgagcaGCTAATGCCTCTAAGTTCAGGATCTGGCATTTGAAAAGCTGTTCTATCATTGCTGTAATAGTTATAGTGCTGTTATAGTTATAGTGCTGTTactcttcattcattcatctacaattatcctggtcagtgtcgCAGTGGTGCTGGAACCTGTACCGGGAACACTGAGCACGAGGCAGGGACCATTGAAagacagcatgcacacacacatttgcacactctttcacacatagGGGCAGGTTAGTGTACCCAgtccacctacatgcatgtttctGGGGGGTCGATGAAGACCAAAAGAAACCCATGTGGACTTGAGAACGtgaactccacacaaacagtaactaGATCTCAACATCACACCTAATACAtagtatataattaaataaaatgctaataaattaGATAAATTTCATTAATATGGATAGGCTGAGACACAAGTGACAAGCATAAACCTATACatttattcaatattcaatttttaataaatatagaaatttaatataatattaaatttctataaatattcagtaactacagaaATATACGGTTATAAAAATAAGGAAGGCAGGTTTTAAGCCACTGATGGATTCTGAGAGTTTAAGGAGTTAAATtagtcattaatataaacctagaTAGCTGATGACATTATTCTGTGCTTAATGAGAGACATAAGACAACTTATTCACACTAATGGTACTCGGGCCATTGCTACAGCCTGATTGCACTGTAAAATGAAAGGTTGACTATACTGCTAATGTGAATATATTCCCCCAAAAATACAATTATAATAAATGCCTAGCTGTTTTCCTGCCATAATACCCAGAGTAACTGATACAACTGTACAATGTTTTACAGTAGGGGCTATTTATTTGACAAAGatctatacatacacacatacagtaaatggcagttctgtgggctcGAGAAGAGattggccagactggtttgagctgacaagaaggatatggtaactcaaataatcagaagcagaaaagcatctcagaaaaaaacaacatgctgAACCTTGAAGAGGATGGGATACAATGAGGAAGGTTACAGCAGGCACAAgttcatcaaaactggacagttgaagtttGGAACAAgtttgcctggtctttttccaatcttcaaatGTCCATACTGGATACACACATAGAAAAACAGCCAGAATGCACCagacatgtttttattatttatttgaatat includes these proteins:
- the gcgb gene encoding glucagon b, coding for MKSIQYLAGLLLLIIVQNSWQIPIEDTEENSSVMLEDTLFNNPTNMKRHSEGTFSNDYSKYLETRRAQDFIQWLMNSKRSGSHTRRHADGTYTSDVSSYMQDQAAKEFVSWLKMGRGRRE